The DNA region CTTGTTAGTTATGCTTGCCCCTGTCATGTCTTGAAATATTGTCCTCAAGTGGCCCTGCTTTTTATAGTCCAAGACTAGTTCCATACTTTCATATAAGAAACTATAACAAATGAAAATTGGCAATTTTCCTATGGTCTCTTGTTTGTGACAAAATAGCAGTATCCACTcattatttgtgattttttcTATTGTGAAATTGTTGGGACAGACATTTGTGTAGTCTCctaatcaaaatatttgattagtCTGAATTTGTGGAAAATTTGATctattattttgatatgaatGATTTGAAAATGATCATCATGTACATATGATTGATATCTGATTCAGGCTTGCAATGGGGTTACACCAGGCAGTGGCCCTGTGCATGGATCACTGCCATAGTGCAGAATTGATAGTTGATGAGAGTTGGTTTAAGACTATAGTTTTGAGTGGAGGCTCAGCATGTCTACCAGGCCTTGCAGgtgggattttttttttaatctttttcatGTTGACCTATCTTCTTAATTGGTTTTTATAGTCATTACTTAATTGTTCTATTGTATTTTCTTCCAGAACGATTAGAGAAAGAACTCCATGATCTCCTTCCTCCTTCTGTATCAACTGGAGTCAAAGTAATCCCTCCTTCCTTTGGAGTTGATTCTGCATGGTTTGGAGCAAAGCTTGTCAGCAATGTAAGCTACACTACAGATATGTATATTTCTTTGTTGGTATTGATTTCAATTCTTGTCTTTTCATGATAATATTGGTCTGTTTGCCCCGATACAGTTAAGCACTTTTCCCAGTCGTTGGTGTGTCACAAAGAAACAGTTCAGGCGTAGGTCCAACCGCCTCATGTGGTGAAAGCTTCTGAATGAATAATATAGGCAACCAACCATTTTCCATTATATATTTCAGCAAACAATTGTTCCATGTAAAAATTTTATGTTGAAGAAAGCTTCctgtaaaaattatttacatttcATACTTCTTCTAATTAGTCATCATTTGTTCACTTGTGCTATATATAGAATAAAAGCccattaatgatattttgaattGATTGCATAAATTACATAGGAATTTgttgtattgtaatataattatgTTACAAGCAGtttcatagttttttttaatattaaatgtttttattaataggACTCTATTCAAAcggattattattaatacaaacaatgtctATTAAATATGGACTAGAAGAGGTGGATATCTCCAGTCTCCTTGAGAGGTTTTAAGTTTGAGATTTATGTTTGCAGTTTGGTTAGTTAAATGTGTACGGAGTATGTGCTTAACTCTTTAGTGATCGCATTTTTATCCCCAATATCTCCAGTCTCTCTGAGGTACGAGGTACTGGGTTTGAGCTTGTTAGTAGGAATTTGTTAGTAGGCAAATTCTGTGTCTGGTTATTAACCACCAAAAGATAagttatatatgatataaaagTAATCATTATGACCAATATTTTCTGAAAGAATACAAGTTTATCATACAAAGCAGAATATCTGCCGAGGAAAGATGAAACAAGgtacaagaagaataagaaaCATGTAAGTGATAGAGTGGGTAGTTGGATGATCAAATtagttggaagaagaagaagaaaagaaaagcatGTAATAGAAGAAGGGATGTGATAGATGATGGTAAATAAATAGTGATCCCATTATCATTGAGATTAGCCGTTTGAGATGGTGGTTGTGCATCACAGGCAAGCCCTTGCTTCCCTTCTCTACACTGACTTGCGAAAAGACCAGGTGGGTATTTTCCATATAGGTTGATGTAACTGAACATGGTCGAGGCACAATCATTGCTCAAGTCATTCAGCTCAGCACTAAATGGGCAGGCAAATTCTTTAAAGGCCGAACAGCAAAGATTTGCTGGGTATTGTGGTCCTTTACACTTGCTAGTTATGATTGTATAGTTCTGAAACTCAAAGTTTACAGAGCAAGCTGCAGGCACACCACAAatagttgttattattataagagaGAATCACACAATTGACagatttgtttcatttatttcttcAAATAGTTGATTAATGtcataaaacaaacaaatgatTTGAAACTGAATCcccaattctaattctaattctaattctaattctaatttaataaaagagtgGCATTGAATGAATGTCTAACTTTATATGAGGAAAAAAACATTCAAGTGTACATATTTATCACTCATTTGGTTTAcatatttctttatttgaaaactagaGGAGAACTTGCATGACACCCACAACCCCACTTAAACTTAATCCTCAATCGAACTCGTGATCTTTTGATCTCTTAACCTACTTTTACTACTGGACTATCTTGATGGATTATTACTTCCTAATCTAAGATCCCATTATGCATATATTATCTAacaagagaaaattaaaataacagtAAGATTGTGATCTTGATATGACAGGATAGAGAAGAAAAATTTAACCTTGTTTGGCTTGAAGAAGATTCCGACCAATAGAAGCTTGATCGTCAAATATATCATCTACAGTTCAATTCAAACGGTAAATAAACTGACTGACATAATGTTAGTTTGTTTATGCAAATGAAAAATAGCAACCTGAAAGTGAATTGGAAACACAAACAGCTGGTCCGCCGATAAAGAGGAAGAGAAAAATAGAAAGACATGTGAGGGAAGAAGACGAACACAAGCCGCAACTACTACTGTAACTTTGCCTCATTGTTCAACCTTATCAGAAAATCCCTCTTTATGAGCCAAAATGCCGCCGGATCCAACACCGGCTCTT from Impatiens glandulifera chromosome 5, dImpGla2.1, whole genome shotgun sequence includes:
- the LOC124938029 gene encoding GPI-anchored protein LLG1, which gives rise to MRQSYSSSCGLCSSSSLTCLSIFLFLFIGGPAVCVSNSLSDDIFDDQASIGRNLLQAKQACSVNFEFQNYTIITSKCKGPQYPANLCCSAFKEFACPFSAELNDLSNDCASTMFSYINLYGKYPPGLFASQCREGKQGLACDAQPPSQTANLNDNGITIYLPSSITSLLLLHAFLFFFFFQLI